The nucleotide sequence GTTGGCGATATAACCGGAGTTCACCGTTTGTGCCATCAGGTTATTGGTGAACGAGGTATTCCCTCCATATGAGCCATTGGGATTATAAACAGGATAAGCATTGTTTGGCGTTCTGAAGATGTCGTTTAAGATATTAAAAGCACCAGCTCCAGGTTGATTCCCATCTTCAATTCTACCAAAAATGGTGGCATTTACGGTAAAATCTTCAGTAACATCCACATCTACGCTAGAAGTAATCAAATACCTATCATATCCCAAGTTGGTATTATAGGAATTGGCATCAGATGTAATGAAATGTCCTTGTTGGTTCATATAACTAAGTCCCACATAATACCTAGCTGCTCCTCCGGCACCATTTACATTAAGGTTATAAGAGGAAATAGGCGCATCCCTTTTCAATACCTCATCATACCAGTTGACATCCGGATGAGTATAAGGAGAGCTGCCATTGAGGTATTTTTGAAAATCGGAAGAAGTATAGGCTGGTAATTTACCATCATACTGCAAGGCCTCATTAAGCATATAAGCATATTGGTAAGCAGACAATGGCTTGGGAACATTCATTAAGCGCTGCATACCTCCCTGCCCTGTAAAAGAGAGTCTAAACTGATCATCTTTTGGCTTTTTGGTTTCTATCAGCAAAACCCCCCTACTGCTTCGCATCCCCATCAAAATGGAAGAAAGGGCATCCTTTTGGAGGGTAACGGATTCCACATTTTCTGGATCGATCGAAAACAAATCCCTTTGGATACCATCGATTACTGTCACAGGGCCTTGCCCTCTGGCACTGAACCAAAATTGCTTGTTATCGCTTGGGGTACCTCTACCGTTAACAGGGATATTTCCGATAATATCCGCATTACTATTACCACTAGTGCTAGGATTAGCCATCCCAGAATGCTGTGACACATCCAAGCCTGCTATCCGTCCTGGCAATGCATGTAAAATCGTATTGCCCAAAGTAGTGCTGAGTTGATCGGTATAAACGGCCGAAGATGCCCCTAAATAAACTTCAGGATCAGCATCACCATATAGGGTCTCCATCCTTTTGGGAGATTTGACAAAACGTTCCATTAGATAAACAGCACTCACATCTCCTTCCCGGGATTCAGGTCCGATTTTTTTGCGGATCACATAAAAGCCCTCGTGATGGAAGCTAAATACGCCATCCAACTCTTTATCTAAATAGATGATGCCCTCTTCATTACTAGAGGCGATAAAATTTCCGGCACCATCTTTCATTTCCACCCCACTCACGGGATTACCATAATCATCCATAATGATCACACTAGGACCAAGCACCGTCGTACCTAGGTCTTTTTCTTCTTGCGCAAGCATGATGTGGGGCAAAAGCACACCAAGCACCATGATGATGATCGCCCGCCTTATATATCTTAAATGACAATCTGTATTCATTTTCAAAATCATTTGGTCATTAGAGGTTTATTTATTCGCACTTGAACGTGTATACAAATGGACTTGACGGAACGCCATCTTCCTCCTCCTGCAACTCAACAGATCCATCTGCATTGGTAAAAGTGTACTCCATCCTAAGGATATTTTCATCCTCTGGCACTCCATAGAAGCCTGCTGGCCAAAAGGTCAGGCTATAGGTTCTTCCAAAGGTGGATTCTTTCATCATCTTTGTTTTGGAAGTAGCATCGCACACTGTATAGACATTGCCTTTATCAGTAATAACTTTGGAACACAAATAGATATCTTCATAAGGATCCAATGGATTATCACCAATGTCCCCTTGATACCTCAAGGTCACGATATCATCCTTGCTCGCGGTAAGCGGTTGGGCAGAATTAAAATGCAATTCACAAAAATCAGTCACATCACCTTCTCCATCAGTCACAGAAATACAATCCGTAAACTGCACTTTAAAATGATCCGTATTTTGTCCCAAACCGTCATTGGTGTGGTTGACAAAGAATCCCAATTTCACCTTCAGGTTATCAGGTCCAATTTTTGTTTTTATAGCAATATCTGCAGTGATATCTTCCCCATTGGCCACATTATAGACCCTATCTGACCAGTAGGCAACCCACTCCATATCATCTAACACATTCGGTCCAAAACCATATTTGGCCTTAATGCCTTGTGACCAAGTCACCCCTCCACCATTCTTGGGCAGACTTTCCGTGGGGATCAGTGACATGTTCATTTGCCCTTCATCGATGCTGCTGGTATAAGTAACTGTAGTATTTTCTGCAGCTCTCCAGCTTTTGGGCACCAAATATCCAATCACCAGCCTTACATTGTCACTGTTTTCGGCAGCATCCACCCTTACTTTCATATGGAAGGTGGCCTCTTCATTTGCCACCACCGTGTCCGGATATTCAATACCATCCAAAAAAAGACACATGGTCAGCAAAAAAGCCACAACGGCTATCAGCACATTGGTATAAATCCACTTTTTATTGATCATTCTTAAATACTTCATTCTTTCACACGTTCAAGTACATACTCATAAGCATTATTGGAACAGCCTGGGCTAAAAATCAATCGTATCTCACGATCCCCATTGGCAATAGGAAAGTCAAATTCGGTATTGAGTGCTTCCCCACCAGTAGGAGTCATGCTGATATAAAATGGATATTGGGGATCATCCAAATGCCACTCGCCGGTGTTTCTCACCAAAAAAGGCAGGTAGTTACTGACTTGGTAAGTATGGTCCTCAGAAAAAGTAATCCTGAACTGGGTAAAATCCATCATCTCAGTAATGTCAAGTTCATTCCGGAAGGCCTTTTTTATTTGCCATTCCCCACTGATATCCTTGACACTCTCCTGAATGGTCTCCTCTTGATTTTCACCGATCAGCTCCATACAGGAGCTAAAGATCAAGCTAAGTACGGCACATAACAGCCCGCACTTAAGTATTCTTAGTGTATCCTTCATTTCGGGTAAATTGTTGATAAATGATTAATAGTAGGGGTTCTGAACTAATTCAGGAGATTTTGCCACCTCATCATAGGGTAAAGGCCAAAAATAGGCTGCCTTTCTGAACACATGCTTCCTGACATCAAAGCGATTATAGGTCACATTGCTACCATTGCGCTGAACTTCCATACCTGTTTTGGTTTGATTTCCCACTTCCTCAGCAATCATCCATCTCCTCACATCCCAGAAGCGATGTCCTTCAAGGGCCAGCTCAACCCTCCTTTCATTTCGGATCACTCCCCTCATTTCTTCTTTGGTCAATCCGGAGGGCAAAGCATACGGATCCAGTCCAGCACGCATGCGAATAGCCTCCAAAGCACTATAGACCTCTTCATCTGGTCCCAAATCCTCATTTCTCGCTTCGGCAAAGTTTAAAAGTACTTCTGCATATCTTAATAATGGTCTCGATTGCGGAACCCCAATCCACCAATTTGCCGCAGTAGCTTTGTGCAAAAACTTCTTTCCGTAGTACCCGGTTGGTGTACCGGTAAATACAGCATCCTGCCCCTGCAGCTCTCCGTTAAAGTTACCTGTATAAATATCCACAGGGACATCTGGTGTTCCTGCATTTCTTAATGGCGTCTGATCGTATACAATTGAATTGTAAAAACGTGGATCACGACCCTCATAAGGATTATCAGGGTCGTAGCCTGAAGATGGATCTGTAATGGGTTTTCCATTGCTCATACCAAAAGCATCCACCAATTCTTGATAAGGAAAGCCTCCTCCTCCTCCTCCTCGAGATGGTGGATTGAACAGCTGTTCTCTATAATTCCCATGACCTTGCTTAATTTCAAAAAGCGTCCCTTTATAAGCTCCTTCTGAGGCAAAATCACTGGCCAAAAACAGCTTATAAAAACCAAATCCTGGCGCTGTACCATTGTCTACAAACAGATCAAACTCTTGAACAGCGATCACTGCCCTGGCCGCTTCCCAAGCCAAGCGCCACCTTGCTGGATCCTGATCCGTATATCCAACCAATTCCACCTTGTCATCGCCAAAACCACTTCCATTAAACAATGGACTGGCCGCATATAAAAGCACCCTGGCCTTTAAAGCCATACAAGAACCTGCTCCTGCCCTACCGTGATTTCGACCAAATGGACGGTTAGGCAAATCCAGTGCTGCAGCATCACATTCAGCAACGATATATTCCACACACTCCGCATAGGTATTTCTTTGGGCAACGATTTCCTCAGGAGACTGAAACACTACATCTCCAATTAATGGCACTCCTCCATAATGCTTTAGGAGAATAGAATAATACCAAGCCCGCAAAAATCGCGCTTCGGCTTTGAGACGGGTCTTTAGACTTTCGTCCAGCGGTGCCTCAGGCAAGTGCGCCAAGAACTGGTTCACCTTTCTAATATTAGAGTAGCCTACCCGCCATGGAGTATCATCAATAATTAAGGGATTTACAGTTCCTGTAATAAACTGGATATCTGTCGTTATTGAAGACAAAATACGAGGCTCCGCCTCATCAGTAGCGGTCTGCAGCCCCCCACTCCGAGTCCCGCCTGCACCAAAACGCCCGGGATCCTCCGAAAATCCAACACCAGTATAAATATCCATGAGAAATGACATGGTAAATGTACTGTCTGAAAAAACGGTTTGCTCATCCAGATTTGTTGTTTGTGTCTCATCCAAAAAGCTTTGTTGGCAGGACAAAATACCAAAACACAAACAACAAACCCCAAGTAAGATTAGGTAATTGTTTTTCATAGGGTTCATTGTTAACTAATTCGTTTTAGCAAATCTAAATATGTTTAATGAAAAATACCATAGACTCCTATATTTATTTTGATTTTTACATTAATGACAGTTATTAAACTGTTTTATTACCACATTAAAAAAATTTAATTTCATATTTTTTATTTATTATAAAAAACGATGATCTTTTTAAACAATAACCATTCACCCCTGCAAATATTATTTCACGAACCAAATTCATAGAATATGACAGCAAAATCATCATTTTTATAAAAATGGTCCAACAAACTAAAAGTGATTCATTAAAAAACAAAGCTATTATCAGTTAATAAAACGGATGACATTAATAAAATATCAAAATATTAATCATAAAATTACAATATTATCAATAGAATAAACTGATTACATCAATAAAACTCATCAATACATTTACCAGCATATTAATAAGTTATTCGTTTTAGCTATTCACAGAAACATTGACCAGAACAACATGACAAAAAATTAAAATTATACCTTATATTACATCCTTAAATTCGTCCAAACACTGGAAATTCATCAAACAATTTACCCTCCAAATGCCCTATCCTATCATTTCTCATATATTTTGGAATCCCAAAACAGAATTGTTCCATTTTCCCAATATAGGATTATCTCTGTACTGGTATGGGCTGCTTTGGGCCATTGGGCTGATATTAAGTAGACAGGTGGGACTGTATATTTTTCTCAGGGACAAACGGTACACAGAGGATTTGCCACGTCTATTTTTCTATATAGTCGTACCAGCTGTCCTAGGAGCACGACTGGGACATTTTTTATTTTATGATATCGATATCTTTCTCACCGATCCTTTAGAAATTATCACCCCTCCCTTTTCAGGCATGGCCAGCCATGGTGGTGTCGCAGGGATCATTATAGGCGTTCTTGCATTCTGCAGGATTCATCACTGGAACTATCTTTGGGTAATTGACAGACTGGCCATTGTGGCTT is from Echinicola marina and encodes:
- a CDS encoding DUF4961 domain-containing protein, which codes for MKYLRMINKKWIYTNVLIAVVAFLLTMCLFLDGIEYPDTVVANEEATFHMKVRVDAAENSDNVRLVIGYLVPKSWRAAENTTVTYTSSIDEGQMNMSLIPTESLPKNGGGVTWSQGIKAKYGFGPNVLDDMEWVAYWSDRVYNVANGEDITADIAIKTKIGPDNLKVKLGFFVNHTNDGLGQNTDHFKVQFTDCISVTDGEGDVTDFCELHFNSAQPLTASKDDIVTLRYQGDIGDNPLDPYEDIYLCSKVITDKGNVYTVCDATSKTKMMKESTFGRTYSLTFWPAGFYGVPEDENILRMEYTFTNADGSVELQEEEDGVPSSPFVYTFKCE
- a CDS encoding DUF5004 domain-containing protein gives rise to the protein MKDTLRILKCGLLCAVLSLIFSSCMELIGENQEETIQESVKDISGEWQIKKAFRNELDITEMMDFTQFRITFSEDHTYQVSNYLPFLVRNTGEWHLDDPQYPFYISMTPTGGEALNTEFDFPIANGDREIRLIFSPGCSNNAYEYVLERVKE
- a CDS encoding RagB/SusD family nutrient uptake outer membrane protein; the encoded protein is MKNNYLILLGVCCLCFGILSCQQSFLDETQTTNLDEQTVFSDSTFTMSFLMDIYTGVGFSEDPGRFGAGGTRSGGLQTATDEAEPRILSSITTDIQFITGTVNPLIIDDTPWRVGYSNIRKVNQFLAHLPEAPLDESLKTRLKAEARFLRAWYYSILLKHYGGVPLIGDVVFQSPEEIVAQRNTYAECVEYIVAECDAAALDLPNRPFGRNHGRAGAGSCMALKARVLLYAASPLFNGSGFGDDKVELVGYTDQDPARWRLAWEAARAVIAVQEFDLFVDNGTAPGFGFYKLFLASDFASEGAYKGTLFEIKQGHGNYREQLFNPPSRGGGGGGFPYQELVDAFGMSNGKPITDPSSGYDPDNPYEGRDPRFYNSIVYDQTPLRNAGTPDVPVDIYTGNFNGELQGQDAVFTGTPTGYYGKKFLHKATAANWWIGVPQSRPLLRYAEVLLNFAEARNEDLGPDEEVYSALEAIRMRAGLDPYALPSGLTKEEMRGVIRNERRVELALEGHRFWDVRRWMIAEEVGNQTKTGMEVQRNGSNVTYNRFDVRKHVFRKAAYFWPLPYDEVAKSPELVQNPYY